A genomic region of Deinococcus reticulitermitis contains the following coding sequences:
- a CDS encoding YbaY family lipoprotein, producing MTNVSTLRMLVCSLVLLGTAAAQTQVGQVTLTPLQPTTRSPQPAASPSTSGASTFRISKPPVGWYNLTGRVTAANSPRLPRGSRIILTLENLKAGSPSLVQVNFPSSRLNVPYQMYFNASRLKVGESYGLRATVQDEEGKILYRSPNPVPLPSRLTETVNVVVARIP from the coding sequence ATGACCAATGTTTCAACCCTCCGGATGCTGGTTTGCAGCCTCGTACTCCTCGGGACGGCGGCCGCTCAGACACAGGTGGGACAGGTCACCTTAACGCCGCTCCAGCCCACGACGCGCTCGCCGCAGCCAGCAGCCAGCCCGTCTACATCGGGCGCCTCCACTTTCCGCATCAGCAAGCCTCCTGTTGGCTGGTACAACCTCACGGGCCGGGTGACTGCAGCCAATTCACCCCGACTGCCGCGCGGCTCCCGGATCATCCTGACCCTTGAGAACCTCAAGGCGGGCTCGCCCTCCCTCGTGCAGGTCAATTTTCCGAGCTCGCGCCTTAATGTGCCGTACCAGATGTATTTCAATGCCTCTCGCCTCAAGGTGGGCGAAAGCTATGGACTGCGCGCCACTGTCCAAGACGAAGAAGGAAAGATCCTTTACCGGTCGCCTAATCCCGTTCCCCTGCCAAGCCGACTGACGGAAACAGTGAATGTGGTGGTCGCCAGAATCCCCTGA
- the surE gene encoding 5'/3'-nucleotidase SurE encodes MAVNVSDLSCPEKLARPRVLVANDDGIFSPGIRALGLALGTWADVMVVAPDVEQSAVGHGITLRRPLRFKHTASAGFGSIPAYRVDGTPADCVVLGTHLLGRPDLVVSGINLGPNLGDDLTHSGTVAAAIEGLALGLPAIAFSQFSNDAGEYEFAPAAEYASRLAREVWQRGLPSRVLLNVNFPRQRPRGVRVTRVGQHRWEDTVVTRQDPEGRDYHWVAGVSTAHDAHDETTDYGAVRAGLISVSPVRLDLTARDLLDTVAAYVPEP; translated from the coding sequence ATGGCTGTGAATGTTTCCGACCTATCCTGCCCAGAGAAATTGGCCCGCCCACGTGTTCTGGTCGCCAACGACGACGGCATCTTTTCACCTGGGATTCGGGCCCTGGGACTTGCGCTCGGGACCTGGGCAGACGTGATGGTCGTGGCCCCAGATGTCGAACAATCGGCGGTGGGCCATGGAATCACCCTCCGCCGCCCGCTGCGCTTCAAACACACCGCATCCGCCGGATTTGGATCTATTCCAGCGTACCGGGTGGACGGTACCCCTGCCGATTGCGTCGTTCTCGGCACCCACCTGCTGGGGCGGCCCGATCTGGTGGTGAGCGGCATCAACCTGGGGCCCAATCTGGGTGATGACCTGACCCATTCGGGGACCGTTGCCGCTGCGATTGAGGGTTTGGCGCTCGGGCTCCCCGCCATTGCCTTCAGCCAGTTTTCCAACGATGCCGGGGAGTACGAATTCGCGCCTGCAGCAGAGTATGCCTCCCGGCTCGCGCGCGAGGTCTGGCAACGAGGATTGCCCTCACGGGTCTTACTCAACGTCAATTTTCCACGTCAGCGACCCCGGGGCGTGCGGGTCACCCGTGTGGGGCAGCACCGCTGGGAGGACACCGTCGTGACGCGGCAAGACCCTGAAGGGCGCGACTATCACTGGGTGGCTGGAGTCAGCACCGCCCATGACGCCCACGATGAAACCACCGACTACGGTGCTGTTCGGGCGGGGCTGATCAGCGTGTCGCCCGTCAGGCTCGATCTGACAGCGCGTGATCTCCTCGATACGGTCGCGGCCTATGTCCCGGAGCCTTGA
- a CDS encoding LCP family protein yields MDTPHPPTAAPRAVPARRASRWRAPQVFGLSLAALTLWGYALLTSGQGAAPVVAGEVPQFTVLLAGRDVVYCYYRQPCKNQDQRTGLYQTPNTDTIMLAKVSAAGVDVLSIPRDTNVGDYDPQRDLASQKVNSRYWTEGPLGLTRAVEEITGERVDSYVIVRTDYVERVIDALGGLDVTVPEPGIEWVDQAAGANLKLAPGEHHLGGQEAVWFLRVRKAFGDDYGRIDHQKQALTQLAGRLKTPQGLSALPTIMGGIGNGVETNLDPSLLPTLLPHLPQLKLRFATLPTTPIRGTYNLAVDRERLMQVWGNGGVADPSVASPRPRIKVWDASGVLLGPRLARALDAAGYPDVQVTELPRSGEASQVLTGQDVAAAGALAELLGLPRLQGERFPVSAGEIGILLGTGAAQELAALLPAYTARAPAPAVP; encoded by the coding sequence TTGGATACCCCACACCCTCCCACGGCCGCTCCCCGCGCGGTTCCGGCGCGGCGGGCGTCACGTTGGCGCGCGCCGCAGGTCTTTGGCCTGAGCCTCGCCGCGCTGACGCTCTGGGGCTACGCCCTGCTCACCTCCGGTCAGGGCGCGGCCCCCGTCGTGGCCGGGGAGGTGCCGCAATTCACGGTGCTGCTCGCCGGACGCGACGTGGTGTACTGCTACTACCGCCAACCGTGCAAGAACCAGGACCAGCGCACCGGGCTGTATCAGACGCCCAACACCGACACGATTATGCTGGCCAAGGTCTCGGCGGCGGGCGTAGACGTCCTGAGCATCCCGCGCGACACCAATGTCGGGGACTACGATCCCCAGCGTGACCTGGCTTCGCAAAAGGTCAACAGCCGCTACTGGACCGAGGGGCCTCTTGGCCTCACCCGCGCCGTTGAGGAGATCACCGGTGAAAGGGTGGACTCCTACGTGATCGTGCGCACCGACTATGTCGAGCGGGTGATTGATGCCCTCGGGGGCCTGGACGTGACCGTGCCGGAGCCGGGGATCGAGTGGGTCGATCAGGCGGCGGGAGCCAACCTCAAGCTCGCGCCGGGGGAGCATCACCTCGGCGGGCAGGAAGCGGTGTGGTTCCTGCGGGTTCGTAAGGCGTTCGGGGACGATTACGGCCGCATCGATCACCAGAAACAGGCGCTCACCCAGCTCGCCGGGCGTCTCAAAACGCCGCAGGGCCTCTCTGCTCTCCCCACGATTATGGGCGGCATCGGCAACGGCGTCGAGACCAACCTCGACCCCTCTTTGCTGCCCACCCTGCTGCCGCACTTGCCGCAACTCAAGCTGCGCTTCGCTACCCTGCCCACCACCCCCATTCGTGGGACGTACAATCTCGCCGTTGACCGCGAGCGGCTCATGCAGGTCTGGGGGAACGGCGGCGTCGCTGACCCGAGCGTCGCCAGCCCACGGCCCCGCATCAAGGTCTGGGACGCGAGCGGCGTCTTGCTTGGTCCTCGCCTGGCGCGGGCCCTGGACGCCGCCGGTTACCCGGACGTGCAGGTTACCGAGCTTCCCCGCAGCGGCGAGGCGAGTCAGGTGCTCACGGGCCAGGACGTGGCGGCGGCGGGCGCCCTGGCCGAGCTGCTCGGTCTTCCCCGGCTGCAAGGTGAGCGCTTTCCCGTCAGTGCTGGCGAGATCGGTATTCTGCTGGGCACCGGCGCGGCGCAGGAGCTTGCGGCTCTGCTCCCGGCGTATACGGCCCGCGCCCCCGCGCCGGCTGTTCCCTGA
- the rsfS gene encoding ribosome silencing factor has protein sequence MTLDTELKPQLQAIVEAARERRAEDVVVLDLTEVSSTLEYFVICTATAGLQLNAVQENIREKAREAGLPQPSVEGPSERWLLLAFGGSVVVHIMTRDAREYYDLEGLWSDAQVLDL, from the coding sequence ATGACGCTAGATACTGAACTCAAGCCCCAACTTCAAGCCATCGTAGAGGCCGCGCGTGAGCGCCGCGCCGAGGACGTGGTCGTCCTCGACCTGACCGAGGTCAGCAGCACCCTCGAATATTTTGTAATTTGCACCGCAACAGCGGGGCTTCAGCTCAACGCCGTGCAGGAGAACATTCGCGAGAAGGCGCGCGAAGCCGGGCTTCCCCAGCCGAGCGTCGAAGGACCAAGCGAGCGCTGGTTGCTGCTCGCCTTCGGCGGAAGCGTCGTCGTTCACATCATGACCCGCGACGCCCGCGAGTACTACGACCTCGAAGGCCTATGGAGCGACGCCCAGGTCCTCGACCTCTAA